From Primulina tabacum isolate GXHZ01 chromosome 2, ASM2559414v2, whole genome shotgun sequence, one genomic window encodes:
- the LOC142523769 gene encoding large ribosomal subunit protein eL18y-like, which translates to MSKVNKAPLSLSRLTAHMKGKEDKIAVLVGTVTDDPRIHEIPAVKVTALRFTETARARIEKAGGECLTFDQLALRAPLGQNTVLLRGPTKAREAVKHFGPAPGVPHSHTKPYVRAKGRKFERARGRRNSKGFRV; encoded by the exons ATGAGTAAGGTCAACAAGGCCCCGCTCTCTCTATCCCGTCTGACAGCTCACATGAAGGGCAAG GAGGACAagattgcagttcttgtggggACAGTTACTGATGATCCTCGGATACATGAAATCCCAGCTGTAAAGGTGACTGCCCTGAGGTTTACGGAGACTGCGAGGGCTAGGATCGAGAAGGCGGGAGGAGAATGTTTGACTTTTGATCAACTTGCTCTTAGAGCCCCTCTTGGCCAGAATACG GTACTCCTGAGGGGCCCTACTAAGGCTCGAGAAGCAGTCAAACACTTTGGTCCAGCTCCTGGTGTACCACACAGCCACACCAAACCTTATGTTCGAGCCAAGGGAAGGAAGTTTGAGCGGGCAAGAGGAAGAAGAAATAGTAAGGGATTTAGAGTTTAA
- the LOC142523791 gene encoding pectinesterase 2-like — MSKSPKRMDFHNSKLLPLLALLLLTLFTLQSHPNVSKNYSETSTEFHICTHAHVADSSCRDTLYPDLCVSTVASFPENRRKSMPEIISATINVTMTEIRESASNCSSIRRKLGRKLQPLDLRALDDCLELFSDSITELRKVLSDLSASNSSTTKYYDDLLTLLSGAMTNQATCLDGFAFSKNNTRKLIEGRVRRISKHFSNCLAMTKNLKKSETKKKKSPRSLSQHEFPEYGGISNGFPTWLTRKDRRLLQTAANQTKADLVVAKDGSGNFTTINDALNAAPNRSTTRFVIYIKTGAYFEYIDLGSSKTMIMLLGDGIGNTSIKGNRSVVDGWTTFRSATVGEFFLFNNIISFIFNLLINFFIII; from the coding sequence ATGTCCAAAAGTCCGAAAAGAATGGATTTTCACAACTCCAAACTCCTCCCTCTCTTGGCCCTTCTTCTTCTCACACTATTCACACTCCAATCACACCCCAATGTTTCTAAAAATTACTCAGAGACCTCAACAGAATTTCATATTTGCACACACGCCCATGTCGCCGATTCATCATGCCGGGACACATTGTACCCCGACCTCTGCGTCTCCACCGTCGCGTCCTTCCCGGAAAACCGCCGGAAATCTATGCCCGAAATCATCTCCGCCACCATAAACGTCACCATGACGGAGATCAGAGAATCCGCCTCCAACTGCAGTAGCATCCGCCGAAAACTCGGGAGAAAGCTCCAGCCACTGGACCTACGAGCTCTCGACGACTGCCTGGAGCTCTTCTCCGACTCAATCACCGAGCTTAGAAAAGTCCTCTCCGACTTATCCGCCAGCAACTCATCCACCACAAAGTACTACGACGACTTGCTGACGCTCCTCAGCGGCGCGATGACGAATCAGGCTACCTGCCTCGACGGTTTCGCGTTCAGTAAGAACAACACGCGGAAACTCATAGAAGGTAGGGTGAGAAGAATATCAAAGCACTTCAGCAACTGCCTCGCCATGACAAAAAATCTGAAGAAAAGCGAGACAAAGAAGAAGAAATCCCCTCGCTCCCTATCCCAGCATGAGTTCCCGGAGTACGGCGGAATAAGCAACGGATTCCCAACATGGCTTACCAGGAAAGACAGGAGATTGCTGCAGACGGCGGCAAATCAAACGAAGGCCGACTTGGTGGTTGCTAAAGACGGCAGCGGCAACTTCACCACCATTAACGATGCGTTAAACGCAGCGCCGAACAGAAGTACAACGAGGTTCGTGATTTACATAAAGACCGGAGCGTATTTCGAGTACATTGATCTGGGCAGCTCGAAGACGATGATAATGCTGCTGGGAGATGGAATCGGAAACACATCGATAAAGGGGAATCGAAGCGTGGTGGATGGATGGACTACCTTCAGGTCTGCTACCGTCGGTGAGTTCTTTCTCttcaataatataatatcttttatatttaatttattgattaatttttttatcataatataa